The Arcobacter sp. F2176 DNA window TTTATTAATTAATAATTCAAAAAATGTAGCTTGTTGATGCCAACCTGGGAAATAATTATATTTAGCAATTTTAGAAAATCCTAATTTTTGGTCAACTGCAGGCATTGAAAATTCAGTTGCATCAATTACACCTTTTTCTAATCCAGAAAATAGTTCACCACCTGGAAGTAATGATACAGATGTTCCTAATTTAGTTAAAACATCTCCCCCTAAACCTGCGAATCTCATTTTTAGACCTTTAAAGTCTTCTGGGCCATTAATTTCTTTTGTAAACCAACCAGCAGTTTCTGGAGAAGATATTGAACAAGGTAATACATGTACATTATATTTTGCAGTATCATACATTTTTTGATACAGCTTTAATCCATTTCCTTTATACATCCAAGCAATAAATTCTGGAGCTTCTGGACCAAATGGTACAGCTGAGAAAATTGCTGCCGAAGGAATTTTACCCTTCCAATAACCAGCATATGCCCAACCTGCATTTACTTTACCATCAGATACAGCATCTAAGATTTCAAATGGAGCAATAAGTTTATTTGGTTCATAAATCTTTACTTTTATTGTTGAAGAAATTGATTCTACTGTTTTCTTAAAAGAGACTAGCGGTGTTCCTAAACCAACTAAATTAGTTGTATATGCTGTTGGAACTTTAAGTAAAACTTTTTTATCTTCAGCCAAACCAGAAGTGGCACCAATGCTTAAAGTGATAACAGATGCCATCGCTAAATTCGTAATTTTCATAGTAGTCCTTTGTTTTTTATAATTTAATTTTTATATTAATATCTTTCTTACTTTGTAGAAAAATAATCATAAATAGATGAAAAATCTTTGTGTCCATTACCCATATTTGAGTATTGTGCATATAAACATCTAGACAGAGATCCTAAGGGTGTAGCTGATTTACTTTCAGAACTAGCTTGCATAGCTAAATTCATATCTTTTAACATTAAATCCAATGCAAATCCCCCTTCATAGTTATTACTTGATGGAACATTTTCTAATATATTAGGTGATGGATTGTAAACTTCTAAGGTCCAATTTCTTCCGCTACTATTTAACATAATTTCAGATAAAATTTTTGGATCTAAGCCATTTGCAATTCCTAATTGTAAAGTTTCTGATGTTCCCACCATCAAAATTCCTAATAACATGTTATTACAAGCTTTTGCCATTTGACCAGCACCAGATTCTCCTGCATGAAATATATTTTTACCCATACACGATAATAAACTTTTAATTACTTCAAAGTTTTGTTTAGTTCCCCCAACCATAAAACTTAAAGTTCCAGCTTTTGCTCCACCTACACCACCTGATACAGGTGCATCAAGGATATTAATATTTTTTTTATTTGCTTCTTGTGATAATTTTTTTGTTGTAGCTACATCAATAGTGCTACAATCAATTACAATGCAATCTTTTGAAACTTTTTCTAATAGATTAGTTTCGCCTAAATATAATCCCTCTACATGTTTACCAGCTGGTAACATACTAATAACAAACTCTGCATCTTCAACACATTCCCCTGCAGTTTTTGCAATAGTTGCACCAAGTTTTTCTGTTCTTTTTAATGGTTCAGCAGCTAAATCAAATACTTTCAATTTATGTCCAGATTTGATTAAATTTATAGCCATAGGTTCACCCATATTCCCTAAACCAATAAAAGCTATTTTTGACATTTATACTCCTTTAATTTATAAGTTACATTTGTTATAAAAATACCAGTTCTCTTTTTCCAAAATGATTATAATTGTAA harbors:
- a CDS encoding TRAP transporter substrate-binding protein → MKITNLAMASVITLSIGATSGLAEDKKVLLKVPTAYTTNLVGLGTPLVSFKKTVESISSTIKVKIYEPNKLIAPFEILDAVSDGKVNAGWAYAGYWKGKIPSAAIFSAVPFGPEAPEFIAWMYKGNGLKLYQKMYDTAKYNVHVLPCSISSPETAGWFTKEINGPEDFKGLKMRFAGLGGDVLTKLGTSVSLLPGGELFSGLEKGVIDATEFSMPAVDQKLGFSKIAKYNYFPGWHQQATFFELLINKDTWNSMSVQQQSAVSTTCEANITDSLAESEAIQGAVIKKNIKERGVIVKKLSPETLEALRGAWKEALVDLRKDPEFDAVWKDLSEFRANYKYWNDLAFLPRN
- the mmsB gene encoding 3-hydroxyisobutyrate dehydrogenase — encoded protein: MSKIAFIGLGNMGEPMAINLIKSGHKLKVFDLAAEPLKRTEKLGATIAKTAGECVEDAEFVISMLPAGKHVEGLYLGETNLLEKVSKDCIVIDCSTIDVATTKKLSQEANKKNINILDAPVSGGVGGAKAGTLSFMVGGTKQNFEVIKSLLSCMGKNIFHAGESGAGQMAKACNNMLLGILMVGTSETLQLGIANGLDPKILSEIMLNSSGRNWTLEVYNPSPNILENVPSSNNYEGGFALDLMLKDMNLAMQASSESKSATPLGSLSRCLYAQYSNMGNGHKDFSSIYDYFSTK